CGCCGCGCCAGCCGACGATCGGCGTGTCATAGGCAGTGGCAATCACCCGCTCGCTCGGCTTCCAGACATGGCGGATTTCCTCGCCGCTGGTGCCGTTCGAGGCGGTCTCGACGCCGCCGCCGAAGCCGACTTCATAGGAGCTTTCGCGCCGCTCAAATTCCCAGGGGTTGCCGTGGGCGAGCCACGTCTCGGGTAGTTCCACCTGCCAGCCATCGGCCATCTGCTGGCGAAACAGGCCATGGACGTAGCGAATACCGTAGCCATAGGCCGGGATATTTACGGTCGCCATGCTTTCCATGAAGCAGGCAGCCAGACGGCCAAGTCCGCCATTGCCCAGGGCCGCATCGGGCTCCAGCCCGGCGATGATGCCAAGATCGACGCCGAGCGATTCCAGCGCCGCCTTGATCTCCTCGACCAGACCAAGATTGGTCATCGCATCGCGCATCAGCCGGCCAATCAGAAACTCCAGCGATAGATAATAGACCCGCTTGGCATTGGTGGCATAGGTCTGGCGGGTGGATTCCATCCACTTGTCGATAATGCGGTCACGCACCACCAGGATGGTGGCGGTCAGCCAGTCATGCGGCTTGGCAACCTTCGCATCCTTACCGATACCATAGGTCAGCCGCTCGATGATTTCGGCGGCCAGCGTTTCCGGATTGGAGACGCGGGGTTTTGGAAGGGGAAGATCGGCCTTTGGATGAGTTTCATTCATGACTTCGCCACATGGTGAGGAGGAAAGGGCAGGGCGCGAGACCGATGGTCATGCGGTTTGCCAACCACCGGCGCATGCAGTGTATGCATCCTTGGCGAATAGTTGCAACAGCGTATTTTTTTGAAGAGCAGTCGTTGCTTCGTGTTTTTATGGCTCAGTTAAGCCCCGGATTATTCTTGGGATTATTCTAGCGTCCGCACTTTGTGCCAATACTTCGCCCTTTGCGTCATCACGAAAGCTAAGGGGGCCTGCGATAATTGAGGTATGTTCGGGATGGGCCGCAAGGATATGGCCAGCCCGCAAGCCATCCGCCTCGCTACTTGTCGTTCATAGACGGCAGAAAGTCCTCGACCTGCTTGCGCTCGCCCGCCTCCAGCACCTCGATATTTTCCGCCCAGAATTTGGCGGCTTCCGCCGGTTCGCCTTCCCATTTGCGGGTATCGGTGATGTTGTCATCCATCTTCAATGTCCGGGTGCCGCCCAGTTCCAGATAGCGCTTTGCCAGTTTCAGCGACGGTGTGTCTTCCATGGTTCGCTCCTTATGTTTCAAGGAGGCTAAAGGCGCGCCAGAGGGGTAAAGTTCCAGACATCATCGTCTGGCGCGGTTTGGATCTACCAAAATCAGTTCGTCAGGCGGGTTGAGGTGGAGGTCGCTTTCTTGCCGATTTCCCCGAAGGCGGCGACAAGGCTTGCTGCATCGGTCGCCTCGTAATAGTGCGAGGCGTCGCTGGCGCAGGCCTCCAGCAGCGACTTGCCCCTGTCCGGGGCCATCAGGGCGACCGTGTAGATCTTGATGCCATCGGCCTTGATGGTTGTGCATTGGGTGCGAACAGCCGAATCGATGCTGGAACTCCAGTTTCCGTTGGTGCTGGTCATTTCACCATCCGTCATGAAGACGATATATCGGCCTATATCGCTGACGCTTTTAACTTTGTGGGCGTTGATCTCGGTTGTGTTGGCCGTTTGCAAGGCGCTATAGGCAGCACTCATCGCTCCCCTGGCATCGGTTGTGGTGGTAGCAGAGAGAGCATTGACATAGGTGACCACCTTGGAGGTTCCCCAACTCATCGCCTGGGGGGTATCGGCTGAGGCACTATAGCCATCCGCGCCGGTGCGCACATATTCATTGGTGGGGTCGGCCTTGTTAAGCTGTGCGGCCAGATCCTGAACGGCCAGCTTCAGCGACTCCATTTTTGTATAGTATTTTTGGCAGCTATAGCTGGTCGTCGTGGTTTTCTTGTTTTTTCCTGATCCGCTTGTCGTGGTCGAGGTGCACGTGCCCGTATAGCTGGTCGTTGTGTTCTCGGACATCGAGCCGGAATGGTCGAGCACCAGATACATCGAGAGCGGGCTTTCAGACGCCGTTGTCGCGGCCTGGGCCTTGCCATAGGCTTTCAGCGTGACGGTCTGCCAGCCCAGAACCTTCGAAAGTGGGTTCATCTTTATGGTGTAGCTGCCGGTGAGCGTCACATCATAGGTATTCGATGAGTTGCTGACCTGGGTGGTCTTCACGGAAATATCCGGGTCCGGCTGTGTGATCTGGTCCACCGAATTGGTGTCATCGCTGCTGGCCAGGGTATTGGCCAGTTGCGAAGCAAGGAAGCTCTTGGCAAGGGCAATGGCGTCGGCCTCGCTCATGCCGTTGCTCATCGCCGAGGCGGCGGCAAGGGCTGCGGCATCCACCGAGCTTTGCAAGGCACTTCTCGACTGCACCATCTCGGTCGCGTCCATCGCCAGACCTGCCACGCCGATGGAAACCGGCAGCAGAACCGCCGTCATCATGCCGAAATTGCCGCCGCTATGCCTGAGCAGGCGGCATGCCAAAGCACCGGCTTGTCGCGCTTTCGTGGCGAGTAAACGACAGGCACGCAAACCAGGGTTAAGCGCCGAAATGACCATCATGTCCATCCGTGACGTTGATCCGGCACTTGTCATCTCTTCAACGAAACGAAAGCACCGGTCGTGTTTCCTGCAACAGGACCGTGGCTTGACGATCCGCATCGCTGCTGAGGAATTGATAGGACACACTGCTTGCAACTGGCTTAATAGGGTTGCTCAAATGCAACCTATTCCTGAAATAGTGCGGTCGAAATGGCGGTGATACTCGCCTCGTCAGGCAATCGGAATGAGGTCCACCGCCTGGACGGTCGTGTGGTTGCCATAGCCTTTCAGCACGCCGATGACAGGCGCGACATCGGAATAGTCACGGCCATAAGCGACGACGACATGGTCGGGGCCGGCGGCAATATTATTGGTCGGGTCAAGCTCGACCCAGCCGACGGTCTTGCCGCACCAGACCCTGACCCAGGCATGCATGGCGTCGGCGCCTGCCAGCCGTTCCTTGCCCGGCGGCGGAATGGTGCGCAGGAATCCGCTGACATAGCCCGCGGGAATGCCGAGGCTGCGCAGCGCCACGATCATGATATGGGAAAAATCCTGGCAGACGCCCTTTTTCAACGCAAAGGCCTGTTTCGGGGTGGTATCGACAGTGGTGGCCTTGGGGTCGTATTTGAAATCCTTGTGGATGCGGGCGCAAAGCTGTTCGGCGATTTGGCGCACCGTCATGCCGGGCTTCACGACGGAGCGGGCGTAGGCGGCAATATCGGGGTTTTCAGGCAGCCTTGGGCTCGATCCGGTGAAATGATGCGGGGAGGCTGGCTCCAGCGACCAATATTCGAAAAGCTCGACGGCAAGCCGGTCTGGCAGTGGCGAAAAATCCGCAGTGAACGGTTGGCTATCCACCTGGATACGAGCCTGAAGGCGGATATCCAGTTTGTCATGGGAAGAGCGATAGGCGAAAGTCGTGGCGGGATGCGTGAAAAAATCGGCAAAACCAGTCCGTTCATCCGGCTGCGGCTCGATGGAAATCGAACCGGCAATCAGTCTTTGCCGCTCCGGCAGCGAGATCGGCATGATGCGCAGGATGTGGCGTCCACCAGCGGCGGCCACATCGTAATCATAGCCCATATGCAGTGTCAGATCGTACAGCATCGATATGTCTTTGCTCATCCGAGGTAGGTTTGCGCCAAAAGATCTGACAGCAATTCCAGTTCTTTTTCCAGATGATTGTAGATATCAGGCGTCATCATTTCCGGTGTCATTACCGCCACGCTTGAATGCAGCCGAACGGTTTCGCGCAGGAAGCGTGACATCTGACCGTTGACCTTGGCATTGGGCAATTGCTCTACCTCATTGTGGATCTCGTTGAGTTGGAACAGGATGGAGCGCGGATTGAGCGGGTCGAGCGCCAGAAGATCGGTCACGGTCAGGTGGGCGGTGTTGACATTATAGCGCCGCCGATGGGTCATGACATTGTCGCCAATCTCCAGCAGCATGTCGAGCGCGCCGTCTGGTGCGTCCTGCCCCGCCATATGGCCAAGCAGCCGGGTCATATGCATGCCGCGCTCCAGGTAGCGGCCGATGGCGAGGAAGCGCCAGCCGGTGAAGCGATACATGTTTTCATGCACCAGACCGGCAAAGCCCGCCAGCTTGCGCAGCAGGATGGTCATGGCATGCGAGGCGTCGTCGCCGGGCTTGATCTTTTCATGAAAACGCCGCGCGGTCTTGGCGAGATCATTCAGCGCCAGCCATCCATCCGGCGAGAACCGGTCGCGGATATTGCTGGCGGAATAGACCGCGCTGTTGATATTGCCGAGCAGGCTTTCCGGCACGCCCTGGTCTGTATTGATGTCCAGTGCTTCGAGGTATTCGCTGACAAAGGCCAGAAGCGGCTGTTTCGGATCGGCTGTTTCGGCAAAGCGGGCATTCCAGGCACGCAGAATTCTAAGCGCCCCTTCGGCCCGCTCGATATAGCGGCCAAGCCAGAACAGGTTGTCGGCGGCCCGGCTGGGCAGGCTGCCCGGCATGTTGCGGGTAAACTGCTCTTCGGCTGGCAGCAGCGTGATCCGCTCGACCGGCTTTTCGGAAACGATCCACACATCGGCGGCAGACCCGCCGGCCTGCATGGCCATCGCCGCCACATCGCTGCCGCTGCCGATCCGCCCAAACCCGCCCGGCATGATCTGCCAGCCGTCCTTGGTGCGTGCCGCAAACACCCGCAAGCTCATCGGCCTCGGTTGCAGTCTACCATCGACCATGGCGGGGGTGGTGGAGAGCGTCACGGCTTCCTGACCGACCAGCTTGGCGCCGTCGGTTTCCAGCCAGCTGGCAATCGAGTGCTGGGCGGTTTCCCGCAGGGTTGCGCCGAGCACCGATTGCCTGTTGTCGTCGAAAAACGGTTGGCGGGAATAGGCCGGACCGATCACCATTTTCTCGATATTGCCGGCGACATGGTCGCGTTCCTGTTTTTGCCCGCACCACCAGGTGGCAATCGAAGGCAGCAACAGGTCCTCGCCCAACATATGGCGACAGATGGTCGGCAGAAAAGCCATCAAGGCCCGGGTTTCGAGAATGCCGGAACCAAGCGCGTTGACGAAGGTAACTGCCTGATTGCGCAGTGCCTGAACCACGCCCGGCGTGCCGATATGGCTGAGCTGGTTCAGTTCCAGCGGATCGGCAAAGGCCGCATCCAGACGGCGCCACAGCACCCCGATCGGTTTCAGCCCGGCGACGGTGCGCACCATCACCTTGCCGTTGACCACAGTCAGATCCTCGCCCTCCAGCAGCATGATGCCGAGATAGCGGGCAATATAGGCATGTTCGAAATAGGTTTCATTGGCCGGGCCGGGGGACAGCACGGCGATCCGGTCATCAGGGCTTTGCTTGTGGCCTTGAAGCGCATCACGAAACGCCCCGAAGAACGAGGCCAGCCGGTGGACATGGGTTTCGGCATAGATATCGGAAAAGGCCCGCGCCGTCGCCACCCGGTTTTCCAGCGCAAATCCGGCGCCGGAAGGTGCCTGGGTGCGGTCGGCCAGCACCCACCAGGCGCCATCTGGCCCACGGCCGATCTCGAAGGAACAGAAATGCAGGTAATGACCACCTGCCGGTTTCACCCCGACCAGCGGTCGCAGAAATTCGCCATTGGCGGCAATCAGTGCCGGCGGAATGAAGCCTTCCTGCACCAGCCTGTTATCGCTGTAGATATCGGCGACAACCTGTTCCAGCAATTCGGCCCGCTGCACCAGGCCGCGCGCCAGAACCTGCCATTCGGCATCGGCGATCAGCACCGGAATATGGGAGAACGGCCAGGCCCGCTCGGTGGGACCGGCCGACCCATAGGCACGATAGAAGACCCCGGCATCGCGCAGATAGCGGTCTGCACGGGCAAAGCGCTCGTGCAATTGCTCTTCATCCATGCCGTTGATGGCGGCGACGAAAGTCTGCCAGACCGGACGGATATTGCCGTCCCGGTCCAGCATTTCATCGGCGGCACCGGGCAAGGACCGATAGCCATCGGCAAACGCCGCTCCGGGGTCCTTCTCCAGCCTGTCCATCTCCATGGCCGTACGCTTGGTCATCTTCATTCCTGCCGAAGCATGTCATTCTCGTAAAACGGTTTCGCATGTTTACCGGAACGACATGGCTTCTTGTTGACGCATGTCGTTGCCGTAAAACCGTTTAACGCTTTTACGCGACATGCTAGATCCCGTGTGGTCGCCGCAAATCCAATGTGTGCGGAAATTCCGGCGAGACGGCTTCCGGCCACAGCGGATAAGATCCGGCTGTATGGCCCCAGGGTTCGAACCGCGCAAGCCGCCTAGCCTCCGCTTCATTGCCATTCACAGGGAAAGTATCATAACTGCGACCACCGGGATGCGCGACATGATACACACAACCACCGATCGACCGCCCTGTCCATATATCATAAACGTCGAATGTTAGCGGTGTGTTTACAGGCAGGACCGGATGCAGCCCTGATGCCGGTTGCCAGGCCTTGTAGCGAACACCGGCGATGGCCACGCCATTTGTGCCGCTTTTCTTCAGCGGCAGGCGTCGGCCATTGCAGGCAATGGTGTACCGGTCGGGATTGGCGGTCTCCAGCTTGACCTGCAAACGCTCGACGGAACTATCGACATAGCGCACCGTACCGCCGATGGCACCTTCCTCGCCCATCACATGCCAGGGCTCTAGCGCCTGGCGCAGCTCCAGTTTGCTGTCTTCGTATTCTACCTGTCCGACGAAGGGGAAGCGGAATTCCAGCTGGGCGGCAAACCATTCCGGCTTGAAGTCGAAGCCGTGTTCGCGCAGGTCTGACAACACTTCGAGAAAATCCTGCCAAAGATAATGCGGCAGCATGAAGCGGTCGTGCAATGCCGTGCCCCAGCGCACGAAATTTCCACCGATGGGGTTCTTCCAGAACCTAGCGATCAGTGCCCGCACCAGCAATTGCTGGGCCAGCGACATGCGGGCATTCGGCGGCATTTCAAAACCACGGAATTCAACCAGACCCAGCCGTCCCGTCGGTCCGTCAGGCGAAAACAGCTTGTCGATGCAGATTTCCGAGCGATGGGTGTTGCCGGTAACATCGGTCAGCAGGTTGCGAAACAGCCGGTCGACCAGCCAGGGCAAAGGCGGGGCCGCGCCACTGTCTGGCATGGGGATCTGCGCCAATGCGATTTCCAGCTCATAGAGCGTATCATGGCGGGCCTCGTCAAAGCGCGGCGCCTGGCTGGTCGGGCCGATAAACATGCCCGAGAACATATAGGACAAAGCCGGATGACGCTGCCAATGCAGGACCAGGCTTTTCAGCAGATCCGGGCGGCGCAGGAACGGGCTGTCGCCGGGATTGGCACCGCCGACCACCACATGGTTGCCGCCGCCGGTGCCGGTATGGCGGCCGTCGATCATGAACTTGTCGGCGCCAAGCCGCGTCTGGCGGGCCTCTTCATAGATGATATCGGTGGTGGCCACGCAATCCTGCCAGCTATCGGCGGGGTGGATATTGACCTCGATAACCCCAGGATCGGGCGCGACACGAATGACATTGATGCGCTCGTCCTGCGGCGGCGCATAGCCTTCGATGTGGATCGGCAGGCCGAGATTGTGCGCAGCGGTCTCGGCGGCGGCTACCAGTTCCAGATAGTCCTCGATCCGCTCTACCGGTGGCATGAACACGCAGAGCCGGCCATCACGCGGCTCGA
The nucleotide sequence above comes from Agrobacterium vitis. Encoded proteins:
- a CDS encoding circularly permuted type 2 ATP-grasp protein; amino-acid sequence: MEMDRLEKDPGAAFADGYRSLPGAADEMLDRDGNIRPVWQTFVAAINGMDEEQLHERFARADRYLRDAGVFYRAYGSAGPTERAWPFSHIPVLIADAEWQVLARGLVQRAELLEQVVADIYSDNRLVQEGFIPPALIAANGEFLRPLVGVKPAGGHYLHFCSFEIGRGPDGAWWVLADRTQAPSGAGFALENRVATARAFSDIYAETHVHRLASFFGAFRDALQGHKQSPDDRIAVLSPGPANETYFEHAYIARYLGIMLLEGEDLTVVNGKVMVRTVAGLKPIGVLWRRLDAAFADPLELNQLSHIGTPGVVQALRNQAVTFVNALGSGILETRALMAFLPTICRHMLGEDLLLPSIATWWCGQKQERDHVAGNIEKMVIGPAYSRQPFFDDNRQSVLGATLRETAQHSIASWLETDGAKLVGQEAVTLSTTPAMVDGRLQPRPMSLRVFAARTKDGWQIMPGGFGRIGSGSDVAAMAMQAGGSAADVWIVSEKPVERITLLPAEEQFTRNMPGSLPSRAADNLFWLGRYIERAEGALRILRAWNARFAETADPKQPLLAFVSEYLEALDINTDQGVPESLLGNINSAVYSASNIRDRFSPDGWLALNDLAKTARRFHEKIKPGDDASHAMTILLRKLAGFAGLVHENMYRFTGWRFLAIGRYLERGMHMTRLLGHMAGQDAPDGALDMLLEIGDNVMTHRRRYNVNTAHLTVTDLLALDPLNPRSILFQLNEIHNEVEQLPNAKVNGQMSRFLRETVRLHSSVAVMTPEMMTPDIYNHLEKELELLSDLLAQTYLG
- a CDS encoding transglutaminase family protein codes for the protein MLYDLTLHMGYDYDVAAAGGRHILRIMPISLPERQRLIAGSISIEPQPDERTGFADFFTHPATTFAYRSSHDKLDIRLQARIQVDSQPFTADFSPLPDRLAVELFEYWSLEPASPHHFTGSSPRLPENPDIAAYARSVVKPGMTVRQIAEQLCARIHKDFKYDPKATTVDTTPKQAFALKKGVCQDFSHIMIVALRSLGIPAGYVSGFLRTIPPPGKERLAGADAMHAWVRVWCGKTVGWVELDPTNNIAAGPDHVVVAYGRDYSDVAPVIGVLKGYGNHTTVQAVDLIPIA
- a CDS encoding vWA domain-containing protein gives rise to the protein MMVISALNPGLRACRLLATKARQAGALACRLLRHSGGNFGMMTAVLLPVSIGVAGLAMDATEMVQSRSALQSSVDAAALAAASAMSNGMSEADAIALAKSFLASQLANTLASSDDTNSVDQITQPDPDISVKTTQVSNSSNTYDVTLTGSYTIKMNPLSKVLGWQTVTLKAYGKAQAATTASESPLSMYLVLDHSGSMSENTTTSYTGTCTSTTTSGSGKNKKTTTTSYSCQKYYTKMESLKLAVQDLAAQLNKADPTNEYVRTGADGYSASADTPQAMSWGTSKVVTYVNALSATTTTDARGAMSAAYSALQTANTTEINAHKVKSVSDIGRYIVFMTDGEMTSTNGNWSSSIDSAVRTQCTTIKADGIKIYTVALMAPDRGKSLLEACASDASHYYEATDAASLVAAFGEIGKKATSTSTRLTN